One genomic segment of Streptomyces sp. RKND-216 includes these proteins:
- a CDS encoding extracellular solute-binding protein — MRIRNAGGGRARRAAAAATAALALSLTAACGGGGEDKTDETGGSEDVKATVELPDLKGETVQVAAVWTGPEQKNFETALAEFEKRTGAEVEFVPTGDNVATFIGSKIEGGAPPDVAMLPQVGVLKQFAEKGWLKPVDKATQEQLDENYSDGWKELGQADGKQYGAYFKAANKSLVWYNTAAFENAGAEEPKSWQDFLDTAQLVADSGVEPVSVGGADGWTLTDWFENVYLSQAGPEMYDKLAAHEIKWTDPSVEKALTTLGELFGEDQLLTGGKSGALQTPFPESVTKTFSDLEAPQAAMVYEGDFVGVTIANDTDAKIGSDAQVFPFPAVGEGDSPVVTAGDAAVALKDTKAAHAMMTFLASKDAARIMAEQGGFLSPNKGLDTAAYPDDVQREIAQALIDSGDDFRFDMSDQAPAAFGGTKGEGEWKALQDFLKNPEDVEGAMQALEKSAAKAFGN, encoded by the coding sequence ATGAGAATCCGTAACGCAGGCGGAGGCCGCGCCAGGCGCGCCGCCGCGGCGGCCACCGCCGCGCTCGCCCTCTCCCTCACCGCCGCCTGCGGCGGCGGTGGCGAGGACAAGACCGACGAGACGGGCGGCAGCGAGGACGTCAAGGCGACCGTCGAACTGCCGGACCTGAAGGGCGAGACCGTCCAGGTCGCGGCCGTGTGGACCGGTCCGGAGCAGAAGAACTTCGAGACGGCGCTGGCGGAGTTCGAGAAGCGCACCGGCGCCGAGGTCGAGTTCGTCCCGACCGGCGACAACGTCGCGACGTTCATCGGTTCCAAGATCGAGGGCGGCGCGCCGCCGGACGTCGCGATGCTGCCGCAGGTGGGCGTCCTGAAGCAGTTCGCGGAGAAGGGCTGGCTCAAGCCGGTCGACAAGGCCACCCAGGAGCAGCTCGACGAGAACTACTCCGACGGCTGGAAGGAACTCGGCCAGGCCGACGGCAAGCAGTACGGCGCCTACTTCAAGGCCGCGAACAAGTCGCTGGTCTGGTACAACACCGCCGCCTTCGAGAACGCCGGCGCGGAGGAGCCGAAGAGCTGGCAGGACTTCCTGGACACGGCGCAGCTCGTCGCGGACTCCGGTGTCGAGCCGGTCTCCGTCGGCGGCGCCGACGGCTGGACCCTGACCGACTGGTTCGAGAACGTCTACCTCTCGCAGGCCGGCCCGGAGATGTACGACAAGCTGGCGGCCCACGAGATCAAGTGGACCGACCCCTCGGTGGAGAAGGCGCTGACCACACTCGGCGAGCTCTTCGGTGAGGACCAGCTGCTCACCGGCGGCAAGAGCGGCGCTCTGCAGACGCCGTTCCCGGAGTCGGTCACCAAGACCTTCTCCGACCTGGAGGCCCCGCAGGCCGCCATGGTCTACGAGGGCGACTTCGTCGGCGTCACCATCGCCAACGACACCGACGCCAAGATCGGCTCCGACGCGCAGGTCTTCCCGTTCCCGGCCGTCGGCGAGGGCGACTCCCCGGTCGTGACGGCGGGCGACGCCGCGGTGGCGCTGAAGGACACCAAGGCCGCCCACGCCATGATGACCTTCCTCGCCTCCAAGGACGCCGCACGCATCATGGCCGAGCAGGGCGGCTTCCTGTCCCCGAACAAGGGTCTGGACACCGCCGCGTACCCGGACGACGTCCAGCGTGAGATCGCCCAGGCGCTCATCGACTCGGGCGACGACTTCCGCTTCGACATGTCCGACCAGGCCCCCGCGGCCTTCGGCGGCACCAAGGGCGAGGGCGAGTGGAAGGCCCTGCAGGACTTCCTGAAGAACCCCGAGGACGTCGAAGGCGCCATGCAGGCCCTGGAGAAGTCCGCCGCCAAGGCGTTCGGCAACTGA
- a CDS encoding glycoside hydrolase family 13 protein, producing MLAAPAVNGLPPRTSRATEQWWRDAVIYQVYVRSFLDSTGDGIGDLAGVRTGLPYLKKLGVDGVWLSPFYPSPQHDHGYDVADYCDVDPVYGDLEEFDRMVADARRLGMRLLLDIVPNHCSSDHVWFREALAAEPGSAARERFHFADGRGKDGEEPPNNWHAMFGGPAWSRVTEPDGTPGQWYLHMFTPEQPDLNWRNPEVGEEFDRVLRFWLDRGIDGFRIDVAAGLFKHPDLPDSDDPHADERSRDSVNPLAWNQPEVHDVWRRWRAVCEEYTAEDGHDRLLVGEVSVANAREHARYIRPDELHQAFFFDLLSAPWNADAFRTSIAEAMRDIAGTGSTTTWVLNNHDQIRSVTRYAEASGDGRCLGSDRARAAALLMLALPGSAYVYQGEELGLPEVDLPDELLTDPIFRRTGNRSRVRDGCRVPLPWSGHASPFGFTSSGMEPTRPPWLPQPEWFADHATDRALADPHSFWHLYREALQLRQTLPQLGTGELRWLDSPSSVLTFVRGDGLICAVNFGTAPAPAPVPGAPLLASGPYTGGDLPGSTAAWWISDHITA from the coding sequence ATGTTGGCAGCCCCGGCCGTGAACGGCCTCCCGCCCCGCACCAGCCGCGCCACGGAGCAGTGGTGGCGTGATGCGGTCATCTACCAGGTGTACGTCAGGAGCTTCCTGGACAGCACCGGGGACGGCATCGGCGATCTCGCCGGCGTGAGAACGGGCCTGCCTTATCTGAAGAAGCTCGGCGTGGACGGCGTGTGGCTCAGCCCGTTCTACCCCTCGCCGCAGCACGACCACGGCTACGACGTCGCCGACTACTGCGACGTCGACCCGGTCTACGGCGACCTGGAGGAGTTCGACCGCATGGTCGCCGACGCCCGTCGGCTCGGCATGCGACTGCTGCTGGACATCGTTCCCAACCACTGCTCCAGCGACCACGTCTGGTTCCGCGAGGCACTGGCGGCCGAGCCCGGCTCCGCCGCCCGCGAGCGGTTCCACTTCGCCGACGGCCGCGGCAAGGACGGCGAGGAACCGCCGAACAACTGGCACGCCATGTTCGGCGGACCGGCCTGGAGCCGGGTCACCGAGCCGGACGGCACGCCCGGGCAGTGGTACTTGCACATGTTCACCCCCGAGCAGCCGGACCTGAACTGGCGCAACCCCGAGGTCGGCGAGGAGTTCGACCGCGTCCTGCGGTTCTGGCTCGACCGCGGCATCGACGGCTTCCGCATCGATGTCGCCGCCGGCCTGTTCAAGCACCCGGACCTGCCGGACTCCGACGACCCGCACGCCGACGAGCGCTCCCGGGACTCGGTCAACCCGCTGGCCTGGAACCAGCCCGAGGTGCACGACGTGTGGCGCCGCTGGCGGGCGGTGTGCGAGGAATACACCGCCGAGGACGGCCACGACCGGCTGCTGGTCGGCGAGGTGTCCGTGGCCAACGCCCGCGAGCACGCCCGCTACATCCGGCCCGACGAGCTGCACCAGGCGTTCTTCTTCGACCTGCTGAGCGCGCCGTGGAACGCCGACGCCTTCCGCACGTCGATCGCCGAAGCAATGCGCGACATCGCCGGCACCGGCTCCACCACCACCTGGGTGCTCAACAACCACGACCAGATCCGCTCGGTCACCCGCTACGCCGAAGCCTCCGGCGACGGCCGCTGCCTCGGTTCCGACCGCGCCCGCGCCGCCGCACTGCTGATGCTGGCGCTGCCCGGCAGCGCGTACGTCTACCAGGGCGAGGAGCTGGGTCTGCCCGAGGTCGACCTGCCCGACGAGCTGCTCACCGACCCGATCTTCCGGCGCACCGGCAACCGCAGCCGGGTCCGGGACGGCTGCCGCGTGCCGCTGCCGTGGTCCGGGCACGCCTCGCCGTTCGGCTTCACCTCCTCCGGGATGGAGCCGACCCGGCCGCCGTGGCTGCCGCAGCCCGAGTGGTTCGCGGACCACGCCACCGACCGGGCGCTCGCCGACCCGCACTCCTTCTGGCACCTCTACCGCGAGGCGCTCCAGCTACGCCAGACCCTGCCGCAGCTCGGCACCGGCGAGCTGCGCTGGCTGGACTCCCCGTCCAGCGTCCTGACCTTCGTCCGAGGCGACGGGCTCATCTGCGCCGTCAACTTCGGCACCGCGCCGGCACCCGCGCCCGTCCCGGGCGCACCGCTGCTGGCAAGTGGCCCGTACACGGGCGGCGACCTGCCCGGATCCACCGCCGCGTGGTGGATCAGCGACCACATCACCGCCTGA
- a CDS encoding ABC transporter substrate-binding protein: protein MRWMRAAGRSLLVTALLVTGYTACAQQDERPDERGPMTLATAGDLTRYLGPLLRDWNREHPDQRVKLVELPDSADETRSQMITELRSGSPRFDILNIDVAWTSEFAAAGWISPLDRSRFPLDSFLPPVLDTATFDDRLYAVPYVTNAGLLYYRKDVLAKEGAEPPRTWDELARQAREIAPKYDLDGYAGQFLPYEGLTANVTEAVRSSGGSLLGDEGAKVTVDGATREGLDFLADGVREGWIPRAALDYKEEESRIAFQKGELLFLRNWPYVYQLANGDEDSAVAGKVGAVRIPGPDGPGTSVLGGSNLAVSAHSRHRESAADLIAYLTSEPVQRRVLAEGALPPVRADLYNDPELVGEHPYLPTLRKSILTAEPRPKSPRYDQVSLAVQAVAHDVLSLRQSPGDAVNRLRRELTAIARED, encoded by the coding sequence ATGCGGTGGATGCGGGCCGCAGGCAGGAGCCTTCTGGTGACCGCCCTGCTGGTGACCGGCTATACGGCCTGCGCGCAGCAGGACGAGCGGCCGGACGAGCGGGGGCCGATGACGCTGGCCACGGCCGGCGACCTCACCCGCTACCTGGGTCCGCTGCTGCGGGACTGGAACCGGGAGCACCCCGATCAGCGGGTGAAGCTGGTCGAGCTGCCGGACTCGGCGGACGAGACGCGGTCGCAGATGATCACCGAGCTGCGTTCGGGGAGTCCGCGCTTCGACATCCTCAACATCGACGTGGCGTGGACGTCGGAGTTCGCCGCCGCCGGATGGATCTCACCGCTGGACCGGTCCCGTTTCCCGCTGGACAGCTTCCTCCCGCCGGTGCTGGACACCGCGACCTTCGACGACCGGCTGTACGCCGTCCCCTACGTCACCAACGCGGGGCTGCTGTACTACCGCAAGGACGTCCTGGCGAAGGAGGGCGCCGAGCCGCCCCGCACCTGGGACGAACTCGCCCGCCAGGCGCGGGAGATCGCCCCGAAGTACGACCTGGACGGCTACGCCGGACAGTTCCTGCCGTACGAGGGACTGACCGCGAACGTCACCGAGGCCGTGCGGTCCTCCGGAGGCTCGCTGCTCGGCGACGAGGGCGCGAAGGTCACCGTGGACGGTGCGACCCGTGAGGGCCTGGACTTCCTGGCCGACGGGGTGCGGGAGGGCTGGATCCCCCGCGCGGCGCTGGACTACAAGGAGGAGGAGTCGCGGATCGCCTTCCAGAAGGGCGAGCTGCTGTTCCTGCGCAACTGGCCGTACGTGTACCAGCTCGCCAACGGCGACGAGGACTCGGCGGTGGCGGGGAAGGTCGGCGCCGTCCGCATCCCCGGGCCGGACGGGCCGGGCACGAGCGTGCTCGGCGGCTCCAACCTGGCGGTCAGCGCCCACTCCCGGCACCGCGAGTCCGCCGCGGACCTGATCGCCTACTTGACGAGCGAGCCGGTGCAGCGGCGTGTGCTGGCCGAGGGGGCGCTGCCGCCGGTGCGCGCGGATCTCTACAACGATCCGGAACTTGTGGGGGAACACCCCTATCTTCCGACGCTCAGGAAGAGCATCCTTACCGCCGAGCCGCGTCCCAAGAGCCCGCGCTACGACCAGGTGAGCCTGGCCGTGCAGGCGGTGGCGCACGACGTGTTGTCGCTGCGCCAGTCCCCCGGCGACGCCGTGAACCGGCTGCGCCGGGAACTGACGGCCATCGCCCGCGAGGACTGA
- a CDS encoding PadR family transcriptional regulator: protein MRLPLMALLARGPAHGYELKGELEKLLGSAYPQPNVGQIYVTLGRLEKSGLIEGEDVPQTNRPNKRTYRLTQAGREAVLAWFEETTDEPRIRDEFFMKLALATHSGLADQITLINKQRRQYLNTMRDLSKLAVAGDRDNRIAQLLIEGAMLHLQADLDWLERCQEELE, encoded by the coding sequence GTGCGTCTGCCGCTCATGGCCCTCCTCGCCCGTGGCCCGGCGCACGGCTACGAGCTCAAGGGAGAGCTTGAGAAGCTTCTGGGCAGCGCGTACCCTCAGCCCAACGTCGGGCAGATCTACGTCACCCTCGGGCGACTCGAGAAGTCGGGCCTGATCGAGGGCGAGGACGTCCCACAGACCAATCGCCCCAACAAGCGCACCTACCGGCTGACCCAGGCCGGGCGCGAGGCCGTTCTCGCGTGGTTCGAGGAGACGACGGACGAGCCGCGTATCCGGGACGAGTTCTTCATGAAACTCGCCCTGGCCACGCACTCCGGCCTGGCCGACCAGATCACCCTGATCAACAAACAGCGGCGTCAGTACCTCAACACCATGCGTGACCTGTCGAAGCTGGCGGTGGCGGGGGACCGGGACAACCGGATAGCCCAGCTGCTGATCGAGGGCGCGATGCTGCACCTGCAGGCCGACCTCGACTGGCTCGAGCGCTGCCAGGAGGAGCTGGAATGA
- a CDS encoding ABC transporter ATP-binding protein — MSEDADSARAAEAADGARESEPLVRARGLTKTHRGEGAPVYAVRGVDLEVRRGEFVAVTGPSGAGKSTLLHLLGGLQRPDGGSLWIDGRCMDDLSESRWAVTRRSGIGIVFQFFNLVTNLTVADNIELPALLAGASPRDARAGRRELLDELGLTGKERAMPAELSGGEQQRVALARALVNHPGILLADEPAGSLDSKGTREVIRLLGRFHQRGQTIVMVTHDARMASAADRVISFFDGRILDDADLAAGGGNRSGKAPGGVTGVLELGT, encoded by the coding sequence ATGAGCGAGGACGCGGACTCCGCCCGAGCGGCGGAGGCGGCCGACGGCGCCCGCGAGAGCGAGCCGCTGGTGCGCGCCCGCGGCCTCACCAAGACCCATCGCGGCGAAGGCGCCCCCGTGTACGCCGTCCGCGGCGTCGACCTGGAGGTGCGGCGCGGCGAGTTCGTCGCCGTCACCGGCCCCTCCGGCGCCGGCAAGTCCACCCTGCTGCACCTGCTGGGAGGTCTCCAGCGCCCCGACGGCGGCAGCCTGTGGATCGACGGCCGCTGCATGGACGACCTCAGCGAGTCCCGTTGGGCCGTGACCCGGCGCAGCGGCATCGGCATCGTCTTCCAGTTCTTCAACCTGGTGACGAACCTCACCGTCGCCGACAACATCGAGCTGCCCGCCCTCCTGGCCGGCGCCTCCCCGCGGGACGCCCGCGCCGGGCGGCGCGAACTCCTCGACGAACTGGGTCTCACGGGCAAGGAACGCGCCATGCCGGCCGAACTGTCCGGTGGCGAACAGCAGCGCGTCGCCCTGGCCCGCGCACTGGTCAACCACCCCGGCATCCTGCTCGCCGACGAACCCGCCGGCAGCCTGGACAGCAAGGGCACCCGCGAGGTCATCCGCCTGCTGGGCCGCTTCCACCAGCGCGGCCAGACCATCGTCATGGTCACCCACGACGCGCGGATGGCCAGTGCCGCCGACCGTGTCATCAGCTTCTTCGACGGGCGCATCCTCGATGACGCCGACCTCGCCGCCGGCGGCGGCAACCGTTCCGGCAAGGCTCCCGGGGGCGTCACCGGCGTGCTGGAACTGGGCACATGA
- a CDS encoding FtsX-like permease family protein yields the protein MRATLRWAHADLRAHRGQTLFTVLTTAGIIASLVLAAALFSYATNPWERVFTQTRGAHVWLHTTADAPAGELVFLDGVRDAAGPYPTTRTSAEARGVRAGVELRSAEATEPRVARPQIAAGDWLDPGAPDGIVLERSLAEALWVEPGDALTFPGGQAADGPQTLEVVGVAETAELHYRPGEQPGIAWALPDAFARTAAEGRGGQAVGLRLKQPEDLDFLVQRVVTVLGADQVTQVTKWQEARSDAEDGYRLLGLVFGIFGFGALLAGALVASGAISTRIRGQLRDISVLKAIGFTPGQVVRVFLAQHLGMALLAVAVGTGLTLALGPHIPGRIGEAMSVWHQLPGHLLLLAGIPAGAVLVIVVATTLAAWRAGRVPPVPASRAALPSAGPVTPLTRRFLGLSFSSTVLLGWRGAFPRRARAVTAVARLTVPLTLITIALSVWTTIDRFQEAPGSIGLPAALTARSAQGGELGPQETRRLLAEHREVDAVHPGAEVAALVPGQTGTITLRGLGTQEDPYPFTLAEGEYPDGPDEAVAGQGLMDLLQVEIGDWVRMTVEGRPQILHLVGRSLEPEDGGKVVSTSLDTLRERDADLRPEFSLLLLEPGADPRAVSSQLAENAPGGLEIWEVPNPADGLAPALWGIAGLVTVLALIGLTELLTSIGSFVRDRSRDLLALRAIGLTPRQISGVIVASAGFISLAAALIGTTLGVLLSGWLIDLQGAMSGIGSGIAALPSFWTLLALAATAVCGAVAAAALPAARITRRRLADSLSATL from the coding sequence GTGCGCGCGACTCTGCGCTGGGCGCACGCCGACCTGCGGGCCCACCGGGGACAGACCCTGTTCACCGTCCTCACCACCGCAGGCATCATCGCCTCCCTCGTGCTCGCCGCAGCGCTGTTCAGCTACGCCACCAACCCGTGGGAGCGCGTCTTCACCCAGACCCGCGGCGCCCACGTCTGGCTCCACACCACCGCCGACGCCCCCGCAGGCGAACTCGTCTTCCTCGACGGCGTCCGCGACGCGGCCGGGCCGTACCCCACCACCCGCACGTCCGCCGAGGCGCGCGGTGTCCGGGCCGGGGTGGAACTGCGTTCCGCGGAGGCGACCGAGCCCCGGGTCGCCCGCCCCCAGATCGCCGCCGGCGACTGGCTCGACCCCGGCGCCCCCGACGGCATCGTGCTGGAGCGCTCGCTCGCCGAGGCCTTGTGGGTCGAACCCGGAGACGCCCTCACCTTCCCCGGCGGGCAGGCGGCCGACGGCCCGCAGACGCTGGAAGTCGTCGGCGTTGCCGAGACCGCCGAACTCCACTACCGGCCCGGCGAACAGCCCGGCATCGCCTGGGCGCTGCCCGACGCCTTCGCCCGAACCGCCGCCGAGGGCCGCGGCGGCCAGGCGGTCGGGCTGCGCCTGAAACAGCCCGAAGACCTGGACTTCCTCGTCCAGCGCGTGGTCACGGTGCTCGGCGCCGACCAGGTCACTCAGGTCACCAAGTGGCAGGAGGCCCGCTCCGACGCGGAGGACGGCTACCGCCTGCTCGGCCTGGTCTTCGGCATCTTCGGGTTCGGTGCGCTGCTCGCCGGTGCCCTCGTCGCCTCTGGCGCGATCAGCACCCGCATCCGGGGACAGCTCCGCGACATCTCCGTGCTCAAGGCCATCGGCTTCACGCCCGGCCAGGTCGTCCGCGTCTTCCTCGCCCAGCACCTGGGCATGGCACTCCTCGCGGTCGCCGTCGGCACCGGCCTGACCCTCGCCCTAGGCCCCCACATACCCGGCCGCATCGGCGAGGCGATGTCGGTGTGGCACCAGCTCCCAGGACACCTGCTGCTGCTCGCCGGTATCCCGGCCGGAGCGGTGCTCGTCATCGTCGTCGCCACGACACTCGCCGCCTGGCGCGCCGGACGGGTGCCGCCGGTGCCCGCCTCCCGCGCCGCCCTGCCGTCCGCCGGCCCGGTCACCCCGCTCACCCGGCGCTTCCTCGGCCTGTCCTTCTCCTCCACCGTCCTCCTCGGCTGGCGCGGTGCCTTCCCGCGCCGCGCCCGCGCCGTCACCGCCGTCGCCCGGCTCACCGTCCCGCTCACGCTCATCACGATCGCGCTGAGCGTGTGGACCACCATCGACCGCTTCCAGGAGGCCCCCGGAAGCATCGGCCTGCCCGCGGCTCTGACCGCCCGCTCCGCGCAGGGCGGCGAACTCGGTCCGCAGGAGACCCGGCGACTGCTCGCCGAGCACCGCGAGGTCGACGCCGTCCACCCCGGGGCGGAGGTCGCCGCCCTCGTCCCCGGCCAGACCGGCACCATCACCCTGCGCGGCCTGGGCACGCAGGAGGACCCCTACCCGTTCACCCTCGCCGAGGGGGAATACCCGGACGGGCCCGACGAGGCCGTCGCCGGGCAGGGGCTGATGGACCTGCTGCAGGTCGAGATCGGCGACTGGGTGCGGATGACCGTCGAGGGCAGACCGCAGATCCTGCACCTCGTCGGCCGCAGCCTCGAACCCGAGGACGGCGGCAAGGTCGTCTCCACCTCACTGGACACCCTGCGGGAACGCGACGCCGACCTGCGGCCGGAGTTCTCCCTGCTGTTGCTCGAACCCGGCGCCGACCCGCGCGCCGTCAGCTCCCAACTCGCCGAGAACGCCCCCGGCGGCCTGGAGATATGGGAGGTCCCCAACCCCGCGGACGGGCTGGCCCCCGCCCTGTGGGGGATCGCCGGACTGGTCACCGTCCTGGCGCTGATCGGCCTGACCGAACTCCTCACGTCCATCGGCTCGTTCGTCCGCGACCGGAGCCGGGACCTGCTCGCCCTGCGGGCCATCGGGCTCACGCCGCGGCAGATCAGCGGCGTCATCGTGGCCTCGGCGGGCTTCATCTCGCTGGCCGCGGCGCTCATCGGCACCACGCTGGGCGTGCTGCTCAGCGGCTGGCTCATCGACCTCCAGGGAGCGATGAGCGGCATCGGCTCGGGCATCGCCGCGCTGCCGTCCTTCTGGACGCTCCTCGCCCTCGCGGCCACCGCGGTGTGCGGCGCCGTCGCCGCAGCCGCCCTCCCGGCGGCCCGCATCACCCGCCGCCGCCTCGCCGATTCGCTGAGCGCGACGCTCTGA